One Thermosphaera aggregans DNA segment encodes these proteins:
- the tgtA gene encoding tRNA guanosine(15) transglycosylase TgtA produces the protein MYFEPREYELAGRIGKLRTRHGVIETPFLFPVVDPVRQAPGLNVLHEIGYDGFITNAYLFYKRNNGAVRSIHQALNWSKPIMTDSGGYQVLVYGDVEVDNKTIVEYEKNIGVDIGVILDVPTGSKMTWEEALKAVRETYRRAAEALPLIMDSDQVWVLPIQGSPYKDLLVRSSIQAWRLPYQMYAIGSPTLLLEKYEYRVIVELTALAKLHLPPDRPLHVFGVGHPMIIPFLVAVGADFFDSASYILYARDGRYMTETGTKNISDLTYLPCNCPVCSRYSAEELKELGSREREELLATHNLHVLMKELRNVKQHKREGRLWELLEYRSKSHPSLRRAFHVVRKYRDIL, from the coding sequence TTGTACTTTGAGCCTAGAGAGTACGAGCTCGCGGGGAGGATAGGTAAGCTTAGGACAAGGCATGGAGTGATTGAAACCCCTTTTTTATTCCCTGTTGTAGACCCGGTTAGGCAGGCTCCTGGCTTAAACGTTCTGCATGAAATAGGCTACGACGGGTTCATCACGAACGCCTACCTTTTCTACAAGAGAAACAATGGAGCTGTAAGAAGCATTCACCAAGCCTTGAACTGGAGCAAGCCCATAATGACTGACTCAGGCGGATACCAGGTCCTCGTGTACGGCGATGTCGAGGTAGATAATAAAACCATTGTCGAGTACGAGAAGAACATAGGGGTTGACATAGGGGTTATACTAGATGTTCCAACAGGTAGCAAGATGACGTGGGAGGAGGCTCTTAAAGCCGTTCGCGAAACCTATAGGAGGGCTGCTGAAGCCTTGCCCCTCATAATGGATTCAGACCAGGTATGGGTCCTCCCGATCCAGGGGTCGCCCTACAAGGATCTCCTGGTGAGATCCTCGATCCAGGCGTGGAGGCTTCCCTACCAGATGTACGCTATAGGCTCGCCGACGCTGCTGCTGGAGAAGTATGAGTACAGGGTTATAGTCGAGCTCACAGCACTGGCTAAGCTACACCTCCCTCCTGACAGGCCCCTGCACGTCTTCGGCGTGGGGCACCCGATGATCATACCGTTCCTCGTAGCCGTGGGGGCAGACTTCTTCGACTCCGCGAGCTACATACTCTACGCAAGGGATGGAAGATACATGACGGAGACGGGGACGAAGAACATAAGTGATCTAACCTACCTCCCGTGCAACTGCCCTGTTTGCAGCCGGTACAGTGCTGAGGAGTTGAAGGAGCTGGGTAGCAGGGAGAGGGAGGAGCTTCTGGCAACCCATAACCTGCATGTCTTAATGAAGGAGTTGAGGAATGTTAAGCAGCATAAAAGGGAGGGCCGTTTATGGGAGCTTCTCGAGTACAGGAGTAAATCCCACCCGAGCTTGAGGAGAGCCTTCCACGTGGTTAGGAAGTACCGTGATATACTGTAG
- a CDS encoding proteasome assembly chaperone family protein produces MGSIKIIPLKSLDKSLFENALFITGYQGFGMVGYLTTRHLVRELKLEKIGLIRTKHMPEVTLYGDGGLLYPFELYAGEVSGRKVLVLLNNAVPHIHERTDYAEFAASLMKAFKVDEAVLVGGLDPSLKESEDEKYRWIPIGRTRISLNAPILKNRHVIGPLALTMMFVEAYGLNGVVVLAYTDLYKPDPRASAVAVEIVGELLNTKIDTSSLLEEAKIIDAIEMEREKIEKAMESELAEKKSRLSYI; encoded by the coding sequence ATGGGGAGCATTAAGATAATACCTTTGAAAAGCCTTGACAAATCACTCTTCGAGAACGCGCTGTTCATAACAGGTTACCAGGGTTTCGGGATGGTAGGATATTTGACAACCCGCCACCTGGTTAGGGAGCTGAAGCTTGAGAAGATAGGGTTGATCAGGACGAAGCACATGCCCGAGGTAACCCTGTACGGGGATGGCGGGCTTCTCTACCCGTTCGAGCTCTACGCGGGCGAGGTGTCCGGGCGTAAAGTACTAGTGTTGTTGAACAACGCGGTTCCACACATACATGAGAGAACGGATTACGCAGAGTTCGCAGCATCCTTGATGAAGGCTTTCAAGGTTGATGAGGCGGTTCTGGTCGGCGGGTTAGACCCTAGTTTAAAGGAGAGCGAGGATGAGAAGTACAGGTGGATACCGATAGGGAGAACCAGGATCAGCTTGAACGCCCCAATCCTCAAGAACAGGCATGTAATAGGCCCGTTAGCCTTGACAATGATGTTTGTTGAAGCATACGGTTTAAACGGGGTAGTAGTCCTGGCTTACACAGACCTCTACAAGCCGGATCCGCGGGCCAGTGCTGTAGCTGTCGAGATCGTTGGGGAGTTGCTGAACACTAAGATAGATACTTCATCACTGCTTGAAGAAGCCAAGATTATTGACGCTATAGAGATGGAGAGGGAGAAGATTGAGAAAGCTATGGAGAGCGAGCTAGCAGAGAAGAAATCTCGCCTAAGCTATATATAA
- a CDS encoding PUA domain-containing protein — MITRKPLKEELDEARRIAEYQFNVRGEDFIPDDSVFILSPRTYKLRMILVNGEKYLSLRAQDYRFILHLEAGRRLNQLLPHPYHRVYVKPEYSVFIREGGNLFSKHVLMADPGMRPEDEVLVMDGDEVIAVGRAMLPGWEIVYYKRGEAIRIREYVGGKHGEH; from the coding sequence TTGATAACGAGGAAGCCTTTAAAGGAGGAGCTGGATGAAGCGCGGAGGATAGCCGAGTACCAGTTTAACGTTAGAGGGGAGGATTTCATCCCCGATGACTCTGTTTTCATCCTAAGCCCTAGAACCTACAAGCTGAGAATGATACTTGTTAACGGGGAGAAATACCTGTCCCTGAGAGCACAGGACTACAGGTTCATCCTCCACCTGGAGGCAGGGCGGAGGCTTAACCAGCTCCTCCCCCACCCCTATCACCGGGTTTACGTTAAGCCGGAGTACAGCGTTTTCATACGTGAAGGCGGGAATCTCTTCAGCAAGCACGTGTTAATGGCTGACCCGGGGATGAGGCCGGAGGATGAGGTTTTAGTCATGGATGGGGATGAGGTGATCGCTGTGGGGAGAGCCATGCTCCCGGGCTGGGAAATAGTATATTATAAACGGGGTGAAGCAATAAGGATAAGAGAGTATGTGGGAGGTAAGCATGGGGAGCATTAA
- a CDS encoding proteasome-activating nucleotidase, producing MSSEIENLDRLDVVVNEEDYVRYLENKVKTLENERKNLLLKLNYYRSELDKLLASPLIEAVVENVLQDGKVLVKSSTGPTLVVTVSDNVDKSRIVPGARVALNQRGSTIVDVLPEYVDALVQSMEVIEKPSVKYDDIGGLSEQIRELREVVELPLKNPELFQEVGIEPPKGVLLYGPPGCGKTMLAKAVASEAGATFISIVGSELVQKFIGEGARIVRELFAYARRKAPAIIFIDEVDAIAAKRIDIGTSGEREVQRTLMQLLAELDGFKPLDRIKVIAATNRIDILDPAILRPGRLDRLIEVPLPDLDGRVEILRIHTRRMKLDSSVDLKAIAKMTQGFSGAELKAVVTEAGYNAIRENRRVVSMSDFLKAVEKVKSKKQYRRVDEFSLEVKDKGEYVKYVYQ from the coding sequence ATGAGTAGTGAGATTGAAAACCTGGATCGGCTTGACGTTGTCGTTAACGAGGAGGATTACGTCAGGTATCTTGAAAACAAGGTTAAAACGCTGGAGAATGAGCGGAAGAACCTTCTGTTGAAGCTTAACTACTACAGGAGCGAGCTCGACAAGCTCCTCGCCTCACCCTTGATCGAGGCTGTAGTCGAGAACGTGCTCCAGGATGGGAAGGTTCTTGTTAAAAGTAGCACAGGGCCAACCCTTGTAGTCACGGTTTCAGACAACGTTGACAAGTCTAGAATAGTCCCCGGGGCAAGGGTAGCTTTAAACCAGAGGGGTTCTACAATAGTGGATGTTCTCCCAGAGTATGTTGACGCCCTCGTCCAGTCTATGGAGGTTATAGAAAAGCCTAGCGTGAAGTACGATGATATAGGTGGTTTAAGCGAGCAGATAAGGGAGCTACGGGAGGTTGTTGAGCTGCCTTTGAAGAACCCTGAGCTCTTCCAGGAGGTTGGCATCGAGCCTCCGAAAGGCGTGCTACTATACGGCCCACCAGGCTGCGGGAAGACAATGCTCGCCAAGGCAGTTGCCTCAGAAGCTGGCGCAACGTTCATAAGCATAGTGGGGAGTGAGCTGGTTCAGAAGTTCATAGGTGAGGGAGCCAGGATAGTCAGGGAGCTCTTCGCTTACGCACGCAGGAAGGCTCCTGCCATAATATTCATCGACGAGGTAGACGCTATCGCGGCTAAGAGAATAGATATTGGGACGAGCGGTGAGAGAGAGGTGCAGAGAACACTCATGCAGCTCCTCGCAGAGCTGGATGGTTTCAAACCCCTCGACAGGATCAAGGTTATCGCGGCGACGAACAGGATAGACATCCTCGACCCGGCCATCCTGAGGCCTGGAAGGCTTGACAGGCTTATCGAAGTACCGCTCCCAGACCTGGACGGCAGGGTTGAGATACTGAGGATTCACACCCGCAGGATGAAGCTGGACAGCAGTGTCGACTTGAAAGCAATCGCCAAGATGACCCAGGGCTTCTCCGGCGCCGAGCTCAAAGCCGTTGTCACGGAGGCCGGGTACAACGCTATCAGGGAGAACAGGAGGGTGGTCTCCATGAGCGATTTCCTGAAAGCTGTTGAGAAGGTTAAGAGTAAGAAGCAGTATAGGAGAGTTGACGAGTTCTCCCTAGAGGTAAAAGATAAAGGGGAGTACGTGAAGTATGTGTATCAATAA
- a CDS encoding multiprotein bridging factor aMBF1 — protein MPCYCEICGREVEDSRDCRKIVVEGSVLIACPQCYNRLVTQGKARPYIEEKKKTPQPKPAATPPRPKAVREEYEVVEDYAKRVREARERLGWTQQVLAQKVKESENIIKRIEAGRLKPGIDLARRLEKVLGIKLLEPIVDESAPASGRGEDYITIGDLVKLNKEDKGGS, from the coding sequence ATGCCATGCTACTGTGAAATATGTGGTAGAGAGGTAGAGGACAGCAGGGATTGTAGAAAGATCGTGGTAGAGGGGAGTGTTTTAATAGCATGCCCACAGTGCTACAACAGGCTTGTAACCCAGGGAAAGGCTAGGCCTTACATTGAGGAGAAGAAGAAAACACCACAGCCGAAGCCTGCGGCAACCCCGCCGAGGCCTAAAGCGGTCAGGGAGGAGTACGAGGTTGTCGAGGACTATGCTAAAAGGGTTAGGGAGGCTAGGGAGAGGCTTGGGTGGACGCAACAGGTACTGGCTCAGAAGGTTAAGGAGAGCGAGAACATTATCAAGAGGATTGAGGCTGGGAGGCTGAAGCCCGGGATAGACCTGGCTAGGAGGCTTGAGAAGGTTCTCGGGATAAAGCTCCTGGAGCCTATTGTAGACGAGTCTGCGCCGGCGTCAGGCAGGGGCGAGGACTACATAACCATTGGAGACCTCGTCAAGCTTAACAAGGAGGATAAGGGTGGTTCCTAA
- the hflX gene encoding GTPase HflX, with amino-acid sequence MIVEVAVPKKYVEYLDEELSLVRTVYPVIEDVFVVKKPSRKTYVSAPVLDELRKKRFDKLVVMDSLKPTQIINLVRELRKDVVDRSMLILEIFANHAGSLEAKLQIELAQLRRNLPLIKEAIRYAKIGEMHGFLGAGEYGFEKYYFMLKRRENKVRREIERVRRTRSLRRERRERLGYPHVAIIGYTCAGKTTLFNRLTRLSKPVGPEPFTTLTPKSYKVRFNSLEAVVTDTVGFIRDLPPEVVEAFYATLEEVAESDLILNVLDSSKPLERIMGEVETSMSILSKIGCKGKPLIHVLNKIDLVSSERLNGIMEGLTRVLNNDQDSLLPISAEKDINIDKLIMLVEATLRKVLRK; translated from the coding sequence TTGATCGTTGAGGTAGCGGTTCCGAAGAAGTATGTTGAATACCTTGATGAAGAGCTCAGCCTCGTGAGAACTGTTTACCCCGTGATCGAGGATGTTTTCGTTGTTAAGAAGCCGAGCAGGAAAACATACGTCTCGGCGCCAGTGCTCGACGAGTTGAGGAAGAAGAGGTTTGACAAGCTCGTTGTAATGGACTCGCTGAAGCCGACGCAGATAATAAACCTTGTCAGGGAGCTGAGGAAGGATGTTGTAGACCGGTCAATGCTCATCCTCGAGATCTTTGCAAACCATGCTGGAAGCCTCGAGGCTAAGCTCCAGATAGAGCTGGCACAGCTGAGGCGCAACCTCCCGCTGATCAAGGAGGCTATAAGGTATGCTAAGATAGGGGAGATGCACGGTTTCCTCGGGGCTGGAGAGTACGGGTTTGAAAAATACTACTTCATGCTGAAGAGGAGGGAGAACAAGGTTAGAAGGGAGATTGAACGGGTTAGGAGGACGAGGTCGCTGAGAAGGGAGAGGAGGGAGAGGCTGGGATACCCTCACGTAGCAATCATAGGCTATACGTGCGCGGGGAAGACAACCCTTTTCAACAGGCTGACAAGGCTCAGCAAGCCCGTGGGCCCCGAGCCCTTCACAACCCTCACCCCGAAGTCGTACAAGGTGAGGTTTAACAGCCTTGAAGCCGTGGTGACAGATACTGTTGGCTTCATAAGGGATCTGCCGCCGGAGGTTGTTGAAGCATTCTACGCTACTCTCGAAGAGGTTGCCGAGTCCGACCTAATCCTCAACGTCCTAGACTCCTCGAAGCCGTTGGAGAGGATTATGGGGGAGGTTGAAACCTCCATGAGCATTCTCAGCAAAATAGGGTGTAAGGGTAAGCCTTTAATCCATGTTTTAAACAAGATAGACCTGGTCAGCAGTGAAAGGTTGAACGGGATCATGGAGGGTTTGACGAGGGTTTTAAACAATGACCAGGATAGCTTACTGCCTATTTCAGCGGAGAAGGACATCAACATTGATAAGCTGATAATGCTTGTTGAGGCAACGCTGAGGAAGGTGTTGAGGAAGTGA
- a CDS encoding tRNA (cytidine(56)-2'-O)-methyltransferase (catalyzes the S-adenosyl-methionine-dependent 2'-O-ribose methylation of C56 in tRNA transcripts), producing the protein MSPAKIYVLRYGHRPQRDKRVTTHALLVARAFGANGFILGDVVDEKIKEAFEKTVKIWGGRLHFEMGVDSFKYAQEWRRHGFIVHLTMYGLPVDSVIDEIRGRGSDMLIVIGASKVPRFFYEVADYNVAVGNQPHSEIAALAIFLDRYYQGRELYFEHEGGRLRIIPHERGKKVVPKHSFSPLDAETR; encoded by the coding sequence GTGAGCCCTGCGAAAATCTATGTTTTAAGATACGGGCACAGGCCTCAAAGGGATAAAAGGGTTACAACCCACGCCCTGCTGGTTGCAAGAGCTTTCGGAGCGAACGGCTTCATACTCGGGGATGTCGTGGACGAGAAGATTAAGGAGGCGTTCGAGAAGACCGTTAAGATCTGGGGAGGGCGCCTCCACTTTGAAATGGGGGTTGACTCCTTCAAGTACGCGCAGGAGTGGAGGAGGCACGGCTTCATTGTTCACTTGACAATGTATGGTTTACCGGTTGACAGCGTTATCGACGAGATAAGGGGGAGGGGTAGCGACATGCTTATTGTGATAGGTGCTTCCAAGGTTCCAAGATTCTTCTACGAGGTAGCGGACTACAATGTAGCGGTGGGCAACCAGCCCCACTCCGAGATAGCTGCGCTCGCCATATTCCTCGACAGGTACTACCAGGGGAGGGAGCTGTACTTCGAGCATGAGGGAGGGAGGTTGAGGATTATTCCCCATGAACGGGGGAAGAAGGTTGTTCCCAAGCATTCCTTCTCACCCCTGGACGCGGAGACCCGTTAA
- a CDS encoding pyridoxal-phosphate dependent enzyme, which produces MAEWYCPRCGFKAGLWSRYFYECPVCRFPLEISHPLVFEPRGRGLARYSSMLPFTPERGRGEGGTPLVREVLNGVEVWFKLDYLNPSGSFKDRGSALSLYYAYRMGFDTAVEDTSGNTGISVSLYSRLYGLKPFIYMPRSAPEGKKKLVRRLGGVVVETVDRAEASRRVLERAGESFYVSHTRSPLFLEGFATIAYEIYEEAGVPDALIIPVGSGSLLLGVYKGFKNLANLGLVSKTPVIYAVQGYSVQPVYKAFKGCEEQGEASTLADGVAVPNPPRLEQIVSAVRESKGDVVLVGNSEIEKAYTELWERGFTIEPTSAIVYAAFLKLLDRLKGMSVATVLTGSGLKMI; this is translated from the coding sequence TTGGCTGAGTGGTACTGCCCTCGGTGCGGGTTTAAAGCAGGCTTGTGGAGCAGGTACTTCTACGAATGCCCCGTGTGCAGGTTCCCCCTGGAGATCTCTCACCCGCTGGTTTTCGAGCCTAGGGGGCGGGGTCTAGCCCGGTACTCGTCCATGCTGCCCTTCACTCCTGAGCGTGGGAGGGGTGAGGGCGGGACCCCGCTGGTTAGGGAGGTGTTGAACGGTGTTGAAGTATGGTTTAAGCTGGACTATTTGAACCCTAGCGGGAGCTTCAAGGACAGGGGGTCAGCTCTCTCACTCTACTATGCTTACAGGATGGGGTTTGACACCGCTGTCGAGGATACGAGCGGGAACACGGGGATATCCGTATCGCTCTACTCAAGGCTCTACGGGCTGAAGCCTTTCATCTACATGCCGAGGAGTGCTCCGGAGGGTAAGAAGAAGCTTGTGAGAAGGCTTGGCGGAGTGGTGGTTGAAACGGTGGACAGGGCTGAAGCGTCGAGGAGGGTGCTGGAGCGTGCTGGGGAATCATTCTACGTCTCCCACACCAGGAGCCCCTTGTTCCTCGAGGGCTTCGCTACAATTGCTTACGAGATTTACGAGGAAGCCGGGGTCCCCGATGCCTTGATCATCCCTGTCGGCTCGGGCTCCCTCCTCCTAGGCGTGTATAAGGGTTTCAAAAACCTTGCAAACCTCGGACTAGTCTCTAAAACACCCGTGATCTACGCTGTTCAAGGATACAGCGTGCAACCTGTTTACAAAGCCTTCAAGGGGTGTGAGGAGCAGGGGGAGGCTTCCACCCTGGCGGACGGGGTTGCTGTGCCCAACCCGCCGAGGCTTGAGCAGATTGTTTCAGCGGTGAGGGAGAGCAAGGGGGATGTCGTACTGGTTGGGAACAGCGAGATCGAGAAGGCTTACACGGAGCTCTGGGAGAGAGGCTTCACAATAGAGCCCACCTCGGCAATAGTTTACGCAGCCTTCCTGAAGCTGCTCGACAGGCTTAAGGGTATGAGTGTGGCAACCGTTTTAACAGGCTCAGGGCTGAAAATGATCTAA
- a CDS encoding glycosyltransferase family 2 protein gives MNATLLDIVALMLGLIHFGVPLAYYFYMKKKYLNKPWNIRVDENYRPKVSIILPTYNESRIIQARLDNIRGQDYPKSLMEVIVVDSNSSDGTAELVEESASRHRDIELRLIREGERRGKAHALNHGLKHATGEIVVIADADAMWPREALSETMKWFADPGVGAVSCLKKPVGSGVNSVEEGYREYYNVLRIAESKAHATPVFHGELGAFRRSLLEKLNGFPTDIGADDSHTATRIALMGYRAITPENILVEEIVPERGYFWWRVRRAQHLIQHFAKTLWMMKQAPREFKWVLAVEAFLHLVNPFLLLASITLLVASIATAQSTLALAITTLGVVLLVVKPYRTWIAQQLHLIIATFRNLKNKEIVWDKQVKS, from the coding sequence ATGAATGCAACACTATTAGACATTGTAGCATTAATGCTTGGACTTATACACTTTGGTGTACCATTAGCATACTACTTCTACATGAAGAAGAAGTACTTGAACAAGCCGTGGAACATCCGTGTCGACGAGAACTACAGGCCTAAAGTGTCGATCATCCTGCCAACATATAATGAATCCAGGATTATCCAGGCAAGGCTGGACAACATTCGCGGCCAAGACTATCCTAAGAGCCTGATGGAAGTAATCGTTGTCGACAGTAACAGTAGTGATGGAACAGCCGAGCTTGTTGAAGAGTCAGCCTCCAGGCATAGAGACATAGAGTTGAGGCTCATCCGGGAGGGCGAAAGGAGGGGTAAAGCACACGCGTTAAACCATGGGTTGAAGCATGCTACAGGCGAGATCGTAGTCATAGCGGATGCCGACGCGATGTGGCCCAGGGAGGCCCTTTCGGAAACCATGAAGTGGTTTGCAGACCCTGGGGTTGGAGCGGTCTCATGCTTGAAGAAGCCGGTTGGGTCAGGAGTTAACAGTGTTGAGGAAGGGTACAGGGAGTACTACAATGTTTTGAGAATAGCCGAGAGCAAGGCGCATGCTACCCCGGTGTTTCATGGAGAACTAGGGGCTTTTAGAAGAAGCCTGCTTGAGAAGCTTAATGGATTCCCTACCGATATAGGTGCTGATGACAGCCACACGGCCACGCGGATAGCCTTAATGGGCTACAGAGCAATCACCCCGGAGAACATCTTGGTTGAGGAGATAGTCCCCGAGAGAGGCTACTTCTGGTGGAGGGTGAGGCGGGCTCAGCACCTGATACAGCACTTCGCTAAAACACTCTGGATGATGAAGCAGGCGCCGAGAGAGTTCAAGTGGGTCCTGGCCGTAGAAGCATTCCTACACCTTGTAAACCCATTCCTGCTACTAGCATCAATCACATTGCTGGTAGCAAGCATAGCAACCGCGCAATCCACCCTCGCACTAGCTATTACAACACTGGGAGTGGTGCTACTAGTAGTAAAACCATATAGAACGTGGATAGCTCAACAACTACACCTCATCATAGCAACGTTCAGAAACCTAAAAAACAAGGAAATAGTCTGGGATAAACAAGTTAAATCGTAG
- a CDS encoding glycosyltransferase has product MYYVHVPRWFYKSIAGLLKWKNQEDLNPLIKLTHYVDEFMAVIKVMNVFRRSNFYLVFGSMTLFSFFAHLLGLKGKIVIYDPLANYSQTLYLRSRTNINEFLRYGLYLALHKLQLRSSTSVIYPSEIDLVNAKRMFKVNRTAVVPNPYPICFESIDEYLKLRSKRGADVPHFILLAGGRAKANEEAVKTTIEVFNGMPPDKFRLYITGPWDDMKKQVRNPSINILGRVPYEELKKYLAEADYGLSPVFSHAAGTFLKTLAYVASGLNIIATPQSLQGIGFSALRNRKVFIVKNQVEYRRAIEEALSISQGGKPYIITCDSWESLWRQNVANIIELATYDQ; this is encoded by the coding sequence GTGTACTATGTTCATGTGCCTCGGTGGTTCTATAAGTCAATAGCCGGGTTATTAAAGTGGAAAAACCAGGAAGATCTAAATCCATTAATTAAGCTGACCCACTACGTAGACGAGTTTATGGCGGTTATAAAGGTAATGAACGTATTCAGGAGATCAAACTTCTATTTGGTCTTTGGCTCCATGACGCTCTTCTCTTTTTTCGCACACTTACTTGGATTAAAGGGCAAAATAGTGATTTACGATCCCTTGGCAAATTACTCTCAAACACTGTATCTGCGTTCACGGACTAATATCAATGAGTTTCTACGTTATGGACTTTACCTTGCGCTACATAAACTGCAATTGAGGAGCTCAACAAGTGTAATATACCCTTCTGAGATAGATCTCGTAAACGCAAAGCGTATGTTCAAAGTTAATAGAACAGCCGTAGTACCAAATCCTTATCCCATATGCTTTGAGAGTATTGATGAATATCTAAAGCTAAGGTCTAAAAGAGGCGCGGATGTACCTCACTTTATACTTTTAGCAGGTGGAAGGGCTAAGGCAAATGAGGAAGCTGTTAAAACGACTATAGAAGTCTTTAATGGCATGCCGCCCGATAAATTTAGACTCTACATAACAGGACCCTGGGATGATATGAAAAAACAAGTACGAAACCCTAGCATCAACATCTTGGGCAGAGTACCCTACGAAGAGCTAAAGAAATACTTGGCTGAAGCAGACTACGGACTTTCGCCTGTCTTCAGCCATGCGGCAGGAACATTTCTAAAAACTCTCGCATATGTAGCAAGCGGGCTAAACATCATAGCTACCCCCCAGAGCTTGCAAGGGATAGGCTTTTCAGCTTTGCGCAATAGGAAAGTATTCATTGTTAAAAACCAAGTCGAGTATAGGAGGGCTATTGAGGAAGCCCTATCTATATCGCAGGGTGGAAAACCCTACATTATTACCTGCGATAGCTGGGAATCTCTTTGGAGGCAAAACGTGGCAAACATAATTGAACTTGCAACCTACGATCAATGA
- a CDS encoding glycosyltransferase family 4 protein: MPSRILVFSELFYPHGSGAELATWLYSKLLANEGFKVTVVTTKFPGESSHELLSNGVEIYRIPMKMVLYGTRYYTLANLGVLLSSFINKLIKQNDVVYIPGGWYSVIPIAKINRKPVILHVHNYSLTCPTSLMYDFEKQKIGPSPLKSFIIHEMIERRRKAGSVVGSAFVNELIGKHYSRLGALADALIFVSHAQRNLVVSKSPHLRDKSYVIYNPIPDLPYIKAESKGIGYFGGKSFAKGFHILIKALKSIQNNNANITVFMTKISEKPYTIKLRNGVVVNLLPRVKSLEEFVNKIACTIIPSIWPEPLPYALIESMLHGKLIIASNIGGIPEIVAGAGYGVKLIKPGDYNAIADGIMAFKSLTLEEANELGIKNREHIIQKFNNRRTISTFISVLDRIYSQ; encoded by the coding sequence ATGCCTTCTAGAATACTTGTATTTTCCGAGTTGTTTTACCCTCATGGAAGCGGGGCCGAGCTAGCTACATGGTTATATTCGAAGCTACTAGCTAATGAAGGCTTCAAAGTAACGGTTGTCACCACCAAGTTTCCGGGCGAATCTTCACACGAGTTATTGAGCAATGGAGTAGAGATATACAGGATACCCATGAAAATGGTACTGTACGGAACCAGGTATTACACACTAGCCAATCTCGGAGTTTTACTAAGTAGTTTCATAAATAAGCTAATAAAGCAGAACGATGTAGTCTACATACCGGGTGGCTGGTACAGTGTAATACCAATCGCCAAAATTAACAGAAAACCCGTAATATTACACGTACACAACTACTCATTAACATGTCCAACATCGCTAATGTACGACTTTGAAAAACAGAAAATAGGGCCTTCCCCCCTCAAATCGTTCATAATACATGAAATGATAGAAAGAAGGCGGAAAGCGGGATCTGTTGTAGGCTCCGCCTTTGTAAACGAACTTATAGGCAAACACTACAGTAGACTAGGAGCTCTCGCAGACGCGCTGATCTTTGTTAGCCATGCACAGAGAAATTTGGTAGTCTCAAAATCACCACACCTACGAGATAAAAGCTATGTTATTTACAATCCAATTCCAGACTTACCATATATCAAAGCAGAGAGTAAAGGCATAGGCTACTTCGGCGGAAAAAGCTTCGCCAAAGGCTTCCACATTCTAATAAAAGCATTAAAATCCATCCAAAACAATAATGCCAATATCACAGTTTTCATGACGAAGATCTCAGAAAAACCTTACACGATAAAACTCAGAAATGGTGTAGTAGTTAATTTACTGCCTAGGGTTAAAAGTCTCGAAGAGTTCGTGAACAAGATTGCATGTACGATAATTCCCTCTATATGGCCGGAACCACTACCATACGCGTTAATTGAGTCTATGTTGCATGGCAAACTGATTATCGCGTCAAATATTGGCGGAATACCTGAAATCGTAGCTGGAGCAGGCTATGGTGTTAAATTAATAAAACCAGGAGACTACAATGCAATCGCAGATGGGATAATGGCCTTTAAATCTCTCACGTTGGAGGAAGCTAACGAGCTAGGCATTAAAAACAGAGAACACATCATACAAAAGTTCAACAACCGTAGAACCATTTCGACATTCATAAGCGTTTTAGACAGAATATATTCGCAATAG